From Microcaecilia unicolor chromosome 11, aMicUni1.1, whole genome shotgun sequence, the proteins below share one genomic window:
- the NPAS4 gene encoding neuronal PAS domain-containing protein 4 has protein sequence MYRSTKGASKARRDQINAEIRNLKELLPIAEGDKVRLSYLHIMSLACMYTRKSVFFAKGAPQEELEGLLAPQDLADFLQTLPGFLLAFTSEGKLIYISENVVDHLGHSMVDLVAQGDSIYDIIDPADHFVMRNQMALPSALDTDRMFRCHFNTSKTVRRQSAGNKLVLIKGRFQPPPAGSYWSSNPVFTAFCVPLDPKPKASPNSSFLAFFESKHAKDMSILDTSDSVVFHLGFEKREIVCTSWYGLVHPQDVSHASAQHYRLLGDTNEAQVEMVVRLQTKDQHWIWVYSLVHMDNSEMPITCYNYVISDSEAWCLRQQLTSEETQLAYVLSTSAPYQESLLSPEHLPSPDQVFTPISSTPTSGISTQSFDFSGVCNVECPPEYGEGAGLVQEDVQLIMDQGNISSMEEASGPSTRQQGKNPDFSFTDCLFFPATFEHPFRKDTLGNSSKDFVCTPPYTPHQGCTFLFGSPDSYPQPTTTTTTTTTSSTTLPSTTATTTPELYYPTENCSILYEKLPPTPDSPGDGDCTVMTVPEVRGPLFIDVPMVPEGLLTPEASPIKQTFFRYSDREKTEIDLLAQQISTLAEDFSSFAAKEMAFQEEDYGRHSQVTRSSSLPASLPSSLQDLLPIKPWRSIDFSFLVCPEVIFMDDKAMENIFQDLSPSLFEKSGSGMRCSHQLGGNVSSPFSLDTENTTDLSPEEQSFLEELASYETVFETCASRSPCDGFTSELYQLESHLQDSFHDDGSEGDPSF, from the exons ATGTACAGATCCACCAAGGGAGCCTCCAAAGCTAGGAGGGACCAAATCAACGCGGAAATAAGGAACTTAAAGGAACTGCTCCCCATCGCGGAGGGCGATAAAGTTCGCCTCTCCTATTTACACATCATGTCACTGGCTTGCATGTACACTAGGAAATCCGTCTTCTTTGCCAAAG GTGCACCTCAGGAAGAGTTGGAAGGTTTACTAGCCCCCCAAGATCTGGCTGACTTCCTGCAAACGCTTCCCGGTTTCCTGCTAGCGTTTACCAGCGAGGGAAAGCTAATTTATATCTCCGAAAACGTGGTAGATCACCTGGGACACTCTATG GTGGATCTGGTGGCTCAAGGGGACAGCATTTACGACATCATTGATCCCGCAGATCATTTTGTCATGAGGAACCAGATGGCTCTCCCTTCTGCTCTTGATACCG ATCGCATGTTCCGGTGCCACTTCAACACCTCCAAGACAGTGAGAAGGCAAAGTGCAGGCAACAAACTGGTGTTGATCAAGGGGAGATTCCAACCACCTCCTGCCGGCTCCTATTGGTCCTCCAACCCGGTCTTTACAGCTTTCTGCGTCCCACTGGATCCCAAACCCAAAGCCTCGCCGAACTCCTCCTTCTTAGCTTTCTTTGAGAGCAAGCATGCCAAGGACATGTCCATCCTGGATACATCAGACAG tGTAGTCTTCCACTTGGGTTTTGAAAAGCGGGAAATAGTCTGTACGTCTTGGTACGGTCTGGTGCACCCCCAGGATGTGAGCCACGCATCTGCCCAACATTACCGCTTAT TGGGAGACACAAACGAAGCCCAAGTGGAGATGGTGGTGCGCTTGCAAACCAAGGATCAGCACTGGATCTGGGTCTACTCCCTCGTTCATATGGATAACTCAGAAATGCCAATAACCTGCTACAACTATGTGATCAG TGATTCAGAAGCCTGGTGCCTAAGGCAACAGCTGACATCAGAAGAGACGCAGCTCGCCTACGTCCTCAGCACCAGTGCTCCTTATCAGGAAAGCCTGCTGTCTCCTGAGCATCTTCCCAGCCCAGATCAAGTCTTCACCCCTATTTCTAGCACCCCTACCAGTGGAATCTCAACTCAGTCCTTCGACTTCAGTGGGGTGTGCAATGTTGAATGTCCTCCAGAGTACGGGGAGGGTGCAGGACTGGTCCAGGAAGATGTCCAGCTGATAATGGACCAAGGCaatatctcctcaatggaggaggCATCTGGTCCCAGCACAAGACAGCAAGGAAAGAACCCAGACTTTAGCTTCACCGACTGTCTCTTTTTCCCTGCCACTTTTGAGCACCCTTTCAGAAAAGACACTCTGGGCAACTCTTCCAAAGATTTTGTCTGCACCCCTCCCTACACCCCACACCAAGGCTGCACTTTCCTGTTCGGATCACCGGACTCCTACCCTCAGCCAACAAcaacaaccaccaccaccaccacgtcCAGTACTACCCTCCCTTCTACTACAGCAACTACCACCCCAGAACTGTATTACCCTACTGAAAACTGTAGCATTCTCTATGAGAAGCTGCCTCCGACACCCGATAGCCCCGGCGATGGGGATTGCACCGTTATGACAGTGCCTGAAGTCAGAGGTCCCCTCTTTATAGATGTGCCCATGGTGCCAGAGGGCCTTTTGACTCCAGAAGCATCCCCCATCAAGCAGACTTTCTTCAGATATTCTGATAGAGAAAAAACTGAAATTGACCTTCTGGCCCAGCAGATAAGTACTTTGGCTGAAGATTTCAGCTCCTTCGCTGCCAAAGAGATGGCTTTTCAAGAGGAGGACTATGGTAGGCATTCTCAAGTGACTCGCAGTTCTTCCCTCCCTGCCAGCCTGCCAAGCAGCCTCCAAGATTTGCTGCCAATCAAACCTTGGAGGAGCATTGACTTCTCCTTCTTGGTTTGCCCAGAGGTCATCTTCATGGACGACAAAGCCATGGAGAACATTTTCCAAGACCTGTCCCCATCTCTCTTCGAGAAGAGTGGATCGGGCATGAGGTGCTCCCACCAGTTGGGTGGGAATGTCAGTAGTCCATTCAGCTTGGACACCGAAAATA CCACAGACCTGTCCCCGGAAGAACAGTCCTTCTTGGAAGAACTGGCCTCCTACGAAACAGTCTTTGAGACATGTGCCTCAAGGTCCCCCTGTGATGGGTTTACTAGTGAGTTGTATCAACTCGAGAGCCACCTGCAAGACAGTTTCCATGATG atGGAAGTGAAGGTGATCCTTCATTTTGA